A stretch of the Lineus longissimus chromosome 10, tnLinLong1.2, whole genome shotgun sequence genome encodes the following:
- the LOC135495058 gene encoding uncharacterized protein LOC135495058, with translation MEASTVFEDGHYQMNLPFRDQVVTMPNNRAQAEQRAIHLKRKLCNYTRLLSDYKTFMNELLHKGNAEEVKDEDLEGSSGRVWYIPHHGIYHPKKPNKLRVVFDCAARFSGTSLNDKLLQGPDLTNSLVGVLLRFRQERTALAADIEKMFYQVKVTPIQRDYLRYFWWPDGNLDQEPKVYRMAVHLFGATSSPSCANFALWRTAEDNTDFPEGIRRSHRKSFYVDDYLQSPADETSTKDKTKGDVKQAMDLCAKGGFRLTAWSSNSREVLESIPEELRAKDLKGINLDQDMLPAERVLGVEWTIESDTFGFNIQIREKPPTTRGILSITSSINDPLGFAAPFILLGKMLLQRLCKLNLGWDDEIPERDRKEWEEWLADLPQLAEFQVERCIKPEDFGPIKDAKIHHFSDASESGYGTASYIRLVDDKGKIHCAFLMGKARVAPLKQNTIPRLELTAATVSARVDSLLKEELDLSTTDSIFWTDSMSVIKYIRNTTSRFQTFVANRIAMIHWRSEPHQWRYVDTNSNPADDASRGLPAKWASIRRSTDG, from the coding sequence ATGGAAGCCTCGACTGTCTTTGAGGATGGACACTACCAGATGAACCTCCCCTTCAGGGACCAAGTTGTCACTATGCCCAACAACAGGGCCCAGGCAGAGCAGAGAGCGATACACCTAAAAAGGAAGCTATGCAATTACACGCGTCTACTTTCCGACTACAAGACATTCATGAATGAGCTATTGCATAAGGGTAATGCAGAAGAGGTCAAGGACGAAGATCTGGAGGGCAGCAGCGGTCGAGTCTGGTATATCCCTCACCATGGGATATATCACCCAAAAAAACCTAACAAGTTGAGGGTGGTGTTTGACTGTGCGGCCAGGTTTTCAGGAACTTCACTCAATGATAAGCTCTTACAGGGGCCGGATCTAACAAACAGTTTGGTGGGGGTGCTTCTACGATTTAGGCAGGAAAGGACCGCCCTAGCAGCTGacattgaaaaaatgttttaccAGGTTAAGGTTACCCCCATACAAAGGGATTATTTGCGCTACTTCTGGTGGCCAGATGGAAATTTGGACCAGGAGCCAAAGGTCTACAGAATGGCGGTACATCTCTTTGGCGCGACATCGTCCCCCAGCTGCGCCAACTTTGCCCTATGGAGGACAGCTGAGGACAACACAGACTTCCCAGAAGGTATCAGGAGATCCCATCGCAAAAGTTTTTATGTTGACGACTATCTGCAGTCCCCGGCGGATGAAACAAGCACTAAGGACAAGACAAAAGGTGACGTCAAGCAGGCCATGGATCTTTGCGCCAAAGGCGGATTTCGTCTAACTGCATGGAGCAGTAACAGTAGGGAGGTTTTGGAATCTATACCTGAAGAGCTAAGAGCCAAGGATCTCAAGGGAATCAATCTTGATCAAGATATGCTACCAGCGGAGAGGGTTTTGGGAGTCGAGTGGACGATAGAAAGTGACACATTTGGATTTAATATCCAAATAAGAGAAAAGCCACCCACCACAAGGGGAATTCTATCTATCACAAGCTCTATCAACGACCCACTTGGATTTGCTGCACCCTTTATCCTACTGGGAAAGATGCTACTTCAAAGGCTGTGTAAGCTCAATTTAGGATGGGATGACGAGATTCCTGAAAGAGACCGAAAGGAGTGGGAAGAATGGCTGGCTGATCTTCCACAGTTGGCAGAATTTCAAGTTGAAAGATGTATTAAGCCAGAGGATTTTGGGCCGATCAAAGATGCCAAAATTCACCACTTTTCAGATGCCAGTGAAAGTGGATACGGGACAGCCTCGTATATTCGTCTCGTTGATGACAAGGGCAAGATTCATTGCGCCTTCCTCATGGGCAAAGCGAGAGTAGCCCCTCTCAAACAGAACACCATTCCACGACTTGAACTGACAGCAGCCACAGTTTCAGCACGTGTAGACAGCCTACTAAAAGAGGAACTTGATCTATCAACAACTGACAGTATATTCTGGACAGATAGCATGTCTGTTATAAAGTACATTAGGAACACCACATCAAGATTCCAAACCTTTGTAGCAAACCGGATTGCAATGATACACTGGAGGTCCGAACCACATCAGTGGAGATATGTTGACACAAATTCAAACCCCGCAGATGACGCCTCCAGAGGACTGCCAGCGAAATGGGCCAGCATCCGTAGGTCCACAGATGGATAA